Proteins from a single region of Megalopta genalis isolate 19385.01 chromosome 3, iyMegGena1_principal, whole genome shotgun sequence:
- the Chd1 gene encoding chromodomain-helicase-DNA-binding protein 1 isoform X3, with product MQKTLESESGKESGSDSENESKSDSSSSGSNTGSGSGSESSHNSWNSETSDSESDDIESRRPPPSKSLNRRAAQKAKEKARARKKRISESSENSSFDSDDNRRQVTRRTGTAVSYKEESEERTDSEDLVEVEEGSTATAEPDNAETIERILGHRIGKKGVTGNITTIYAIEENGDPNPVDLTNEVTEVQYLIKWKGWSHIHNTWESDDSLKAQKVKGLKKLDNYIKREREIKIWRDSAGPEDIDYFECQVELQQDLLKSYNNVERIIAEYKKPDSEHPDYYCKWESLPYAEATWEDGILIVKKWPEKIKEFRDREESKRTPSKHCKVLKLRPKFHQLKGQPDCMGKGRELILRDYQMDGLNWMIHSWCKENSVILADEMGLGKTIQTICFLYYLFHTQQLHGPFLLVVPLSTMTSWQREMSQWAPDINFVTYLGDVTSRNVIREFEWCYTSKRLKFNAILTTYEIVLKDKTFLGALNWAVLLVDEAHRLKNDDSLLYKALAEFHTNHRLLITGTPLQNSLKELWALLHFIMPIRFNNWEDFEKEHDNAAHKGYSKLHKQLEPFILRRVKKDVEKSLPAKVEQILRVEMTSLQKQYYKWILTKNYNALRKGVKGSTMTFLNIVIELKKCCNHAFLTKPTENEKRDSNEDYLQQIIRGSGKLVLLDKLLVRLRETGHRVLIFSQMVRMLDILGEYLQKRHFPFQRLDGSIKGELRKQALDHFNADGSQDFCFLLSTRAGGLGINLATADTVIIFDSDWNPQNDLQAQARAHRIGQKNQVNIYRLVTKNSVEEEIVERAKQKMVLDHLVIQRMDTTGRTVLDKKSAGTNNNPFNKEDLNAILKFGAEDLFKDEEDGDEEPTCDIDEILRRAETRDEGPSMVGDELLSAFKVASFAAFEEESEPVSQPNDNDDESKDWAEIIPENFRKKVEEEEKSKEMEDLYLPPRSRKTLQQINQSEGRNRKRKKADDSEDGEDSGSEAEGSDDDRPKKRGRPRVTPRENIKSFTDAEIRRFVKSYKKFPAPLKRLDDIATDAELQEKPMSELRFLGDQLRSRCDACISEFESTAKENKGEEEGKGPGRKRGRGPTFKIGGVMVNAKSFSAAVKELEPLEQVLPSDSEQRSNWHIDTKFKPANFDSEWSSEDDSRLLRGIYQHGMGSWEAIKMDSSLKLGDKILPNSKLHLKKINARAEYLLKVLKKQIDTKLGVTKTRKPRKPKEVKSAITKEIVEENDSSGDENNKTKSKVEKPPVKKEEEVVIKKETKEEIEDVPEEKKKEKKTKKEKKENKKTKKTKQAAGPMHFTANNEPRALDVLGDLDPSIFNECKEKMRPVKKALKALDKPDQSLSEAEQVAHTRQCLVQIGNQINTCLEEYRDPEQIKEWRSNLWYFVSKFTEFDAKKLYKLYKHATKKGGESNTSVTSSPEKKEEPANVKKHADKAYDKHIDKQQVDANKESRLQKRRVEDMEDTSNSSMPSKKHFSAISAVSNISNTSTVTIGAITITPITSTPNSTSSTTNSTDTPKHKEKESKHNKDVKRDRDRDRDRDRAHSDRTMDRMSGGKDERIRRDSGGYSISGHYSGSREDDHWLSRDGRDMRDGRFGDHKRDRFESYSRMSSGYHRDRDRDRDRNMHMTDKRSDYYRYPSGPPSYGYGPGGYGGGGGGGYPPSDIPPSHFRGRAYPGDGYPSDWRPNKDYRRDYDRRPPPPNANS from the exons ATGCAG AAAACATTAGAATCTGAATCTGGAAAAGAATCTGGATCTGATTCTGAAAATGAGAGCAAGAGCGATAGCTCTTCCTCTGGAAGCAATACAGGATCGGGTTCTGGATCAGAGAG TTCACACAATTCGTGGAACTCAGAAACTTCAGATTCCGAATCTGATGATATTGAAAGTAGGAGGCCACCCCCTAGTAAATCGTTGAATAGACGTGCGGCTCAAAAGGCAAAAGAAAAAGCCAGAGCACGGAAGAAAAGAATTTCAGAATCATCTGAAAATTCTTCCTTTGACAGTGATGATAACAGAAG GCAAGTTACAAGAAGAACTGGTACTGCAGTTAGTTATAAAGAGGAAAGTGAAGAGAGAACTGACAGTGAAGACTTAGTGGAAGTTGAAGAAGGCAGTACCGCAACTGCAGAACCTGACAATGCagaaacaattgaacgaattttgGGGCATAGGATTGGTAAAAAAGGAG TTACTGGGAATATTACTACAATATACGCCATTGAAGAGAATGGAGATCCTAATCCGGTAGATTTGACGAATGAAGTAACAGAAGTGCAGTATCTGATAAAATGGAAGGGTTGGTCTCATATCCATAACACATGGGAATCAGATGACTCTTTAAAAGCACAAAAAGTGAAAGGACTTAAAAAATTAGATAATTATATTAAGCGAGAACGGGAAATCAAAATTTGGAGGGATAGTGCTGGACCAGAAGATATAGATTATTTTGAGTGTCAAGTGGAACTGCAGCAGGACCTACTAAAAAGTTACAATAACGTTGAAAGGATTATTGCTGAATATAAGAAGCCAGATTCTGAACACCCAGATTACTACTGTAAATGGGAGAGTTTACCATATGCTGAGGCAACATGGGAGGATGGAATACTGATTGTCAAGAAGTGGCCAgaaaaaattaaagaatttcGTGATAGAGAAGAGTCAAAGAGAACACCGAGTAAACATTGCAAAGTTTTAAAATTAAGGCCCAAATTCCATCAATTAAAAGGACAACCAGATTGTATGGGTAAAGGACGAGAATTAATACTTAGAGATTATCAAATGGATGGACTGAATTGGATGATCCATTCCTGGTGTAAAGAAAATAG CGTTATTTTAGCAGATGAAATGGGTCTTGGTAAAACTATTCAAACGATATGCTTCCTTTATTACTTATTTCATACACAACAACTTCATGGGCCATTTTTGTTAGTAGTACCTCTTTCTACAATGACTTCCTGGCAACGAGAAATGTCACAATGGGCACCAGATATAAATTTTGTTACGTATTTGGGTGATGTTACTTCCCGTAATGTT ATCAGAGAATTTGAGTGGTGTtatacttcaaagagattaaaattCAATGCCATACTTACCACGTACGAAATAGTACTTAAGGACAAAACATTTTTGGGTGCCTTAAATTGGGCCGTACTGTTAGTGGACGAGGCACATCGATTAAAAAATGACGATTCCCTTTTGTACAAAGCACTCGCCGAATTTCACACGAATCATCGGCTTTTAATAACTGGTACTCCATTGCAAAACAGCTTGAAGGAATTGTGGGCCTTGCTACACTTCATAATGCCTATTAG GTTTAATAATTGGGAAGACTTTGAGAAAGAACATGATAACGCTGCGCATAAAGGATACTCCAAGCTGCACAAACAATTAGAGCCATTTATTCTACGACGTGTCAAGAAAGATGTGGAAAAATCGTTACCTGCTAAAGTTGAGCAAATCTTGCGCGTAGAAATGACGTCTTTACAAAAACAGTACTACAAATGGATATTAACAAAAAATTATAACGCTTTGCGCAAGGGTGTTAAAGGTTCTACTATGACGTTCTTGAATATCGTTATCGAGTTAAAGAAGTGCTGTAATCATGCGTTTCTTACAAAACCTACTGAGAACGAAAAAAGGGACAGCAACGAGGATTATCTGCAACAAATAATTCGCGGTTCCGGCAAATTAGTTCTTCTCGATAAGTTGTTAGTTCGATTGCGGGAGACGGGCCACAGAGTATTAATATTCAGTCAAATGGTTCGGATGTTAGATATTCTGGGCGAGTATTTGCAAAAAAGGCATTTTCCATTCCAAAGATTAGACGGAAGTATAAAAGGGGAATTGCGGAAACAAGCGTTAGATCATTTCAATGCGGACGGATCGCAAGATTTTTGTTTTTTATTGTCAACTAGAGCTGGTGGTCTAGGTATCAATTTGGCTACCGCTGATACTGTTATCATATTTGATTCTGATTGGAATCCGCAGAACGATTTGCAAGCACAAGCCAGAGCACATCGTATTGGTCAAAAGAATCag GTAAATATTTATCGATTAGTAACAAAAAATTCTGTGGAAGAGGAAATAGTAGAGAGGGCGAAGCAAAAGATGGTCCTTGATCACCTTGTGATTCAAAGGATGGATACAACTGGTCGTACAGTATTAGATAAAAAGAGTGCAGGGACCAATAACAATCCATTTAATAAAGAAGATCTAAATGCAATTTTGAAATTCGGTGCTGAAGATCTATTCAAGGACGAGGAAGACGGAGACGAAGAGCCAACT TGCGATATTGATGAGATCTTAAGAAGAGCAGAAACGAGAGACGAAGGACCTTCGATGGTAGGAGACGAATTGTTGTCTGCGTTTAAAGTAGCtagtttcgctgcatttgaagaagagtCCGAACCCGTTAGTCAACCTAATGATAATGACGATGAAAGTAAAGATTGG GCGGAAATTATTCCagaaaatttcagaaaaaaagttgaagaagaagaaaagtcCAAGGAAATGGAGGATCTGTATTTACCACCAAGAAGTCGAAAGACTTTGCAGCAAATTAATCAAAGCGAAG GAAGGAATAGAAAACGAAAGAAGGCTGATGACAGTGAAGATGGTGAAGATTCTGGAAGTGAAGCTGAAGGCAGTGACGATGATCGTCCTAAGAAAAGAGGTAGACCGAGGGTTACACCTCGAGAAAATATAAAGAGCTTTACTGATGCAGAA ATACGAAGATTCGTGAAAAGCTATAAGAAATTCCCTGCACCATTGAAACGTCTGGACGACATCGCTACAGACGCCGAATTGCAAGAGAAGCCAATGTCGGAATTGCGTTTCTTGGGAGATCAATTGAGAAGTAGATGTGATGCTTGTATATCTGAATTTGAAAGTACTGCCAAAGAAAACAAAGGGGAGGAAGAGGGTAAAGGACCTGGTCGCAAGAGAGGTCGAGGCCCGACGTTCAAAATTGGCGGAGTTATGGTTAATGCGAAATCTTTTTCGGCTGCTGTAAAGGAACTTGAACCTTTGGAGCAAGTTTTGCCATCAGATTCGGAGCAACGATCCAATTGGCACATTGACACTAA ATTTAAACCTGCAAACTTTGACTCCGAATGGAGTTCCGAAGATGATTCTAGACTCTTGAGAGGAATATATCAACACGGTATGGGTTCATGGGAAGCAATAAAAATGGATAGTAGTTTAAAACTTGGTGATAAAATTCTTCCAAATAGCAAGCTGCACTTGAAAAAGATTAATGCGCGAGCTGAATACCTTTTAAAAGTACTCAAGAAACAAATTGATACCAAACTAGGAGTG ACCAAAACTAGAAAACCAAGAAAGCCAAAGGAAGTGAAATCTGCAATTACAAAGGAAATTGTAGAAGAGAACGATAGTTCAGGCGACGAAAATAATAAGACGAAGTCGAAAGTAGAGAAG CCACCCgtaaagaaagaagaagaagttgTTATCAAAAAGGAAACTAAAGAAGAAATTGAAGATGTAccggaggagaagaagaaggaaaaaaaaactaagaaggagaagaaagagAATAAAAAGACTAAAAAAACCAAACAAGCTGCCGGGCCAATGCATTTTACCGCTAACAATGAACCGAGAGCTCTTGATGTTCTCGGGGATCTAGATCCGTCTATATTTAATGAG TGTAAAGAAAAGATGAGGCCCGTAAAAAAAGCGCTGAAAGCTCTAGACAAGCCTGATCAGTCGTTAAGTGAAGCAGAACAAGTCGCTCACACAAGGCAATGTCTTGTGCAAATTGGAAATCAAATTAACACTTGTCTAGAAGAATATAGAGATCCAGAACAAATCAAAGAGTGGCGGAGCAATTTATGGTACTTTGTGTCGAAGTTTacagaatttgatgcgaaaaaACTTTATAAGTTATATAAACACGCGACAAAAAAGGGTGGTGAGAGTAACACAAGTGTCACGTCCAGTCCAGAAAAGAAGGAAGAGCCTGCTAATGTCAAG AAGCATGCTGATAAAGCGTACGACAAACATATCGACAAGCAACAAGTAGATGCTAACAAAGAAAGTAGGTTACAAAAACGTAGGGTCGAAGATATGGAGGATACTTCTAATAGTAGCATGCCAAGTAAGAAACACTTTTCAGCGATTTCTGCTGTTAGTAATATCAGCAATACATCTACGGTTACTATTGGTGCTATCACTATCACTCCTATTACATCGACTCCAAATTCTACATCAAGTACTACTAACAGCACAGACACACCGAAACATAAAGAAAAAGAGTCGAAACACAACAAAGATGTTAAAAGAGACAGGGACCGCGACAGAGACAGAGACCGAGCACACAGCGACAGAACTATGGACAGAATGAGCGGTGGAAAAGATGAGAGAATTAGGAGAGACAGTGGTGGTTACAGTATAAGTGGCCATTACAGCGGCAGCAGAGAAGACGACCATTGGCTGTCACGCGATGGAAGAGATATGAGGGATGGAAG ATTTGGGGATCACAAGCGAGATCGCTTCGAGTCTTACAGCCGAATGTCCAGCGGATACCACCGTGATAGAGACAGGGATCGTGATCGAAATATGCATATGACTGATAAGAGAAG TGACTATTACAGATATCCATCGGGACCGCCAAGCTATGGTTATGGTCCAGGAGGATATGGCGGTGGAGGCGGCGGTGGTTACCCTCCTTCGGATATTCCTCCAAGTCATTTTCGAGGGCGGGCATATCCCGGAGATGGTTATCCCAGCGACTGGCGACCAAACAAGGATTACAGACGAGACTATGATAGAAGACCTCCTCCACCAAACGCCAACTCCTAG